TGGAGAACGACATCACCGCCGTCTCGCAGCGCGTGCGCGGCCAGGTGCGGCAGGAGGTGCAGGCCGAGCTCAGCGGGCAGGCCATCATCGATGACACGCTGAGCGGCCGGGCGCCGACCGAATATGCCGCGCTGCGCCCGCGGCCGGATCCCGACGAAACAATGTGAGCACGCCATGCCGAAAGAGGAATCTTTGATGACCCACCTTACAGCGAGCGAGTCGCGTCAAATGAAACGCCGACTGGCGATTGGCTGCGCCTGCGCGATCAGCCTGGTCTGCCTTGGCGGATGGCTCGCCATCGTGCCGACATTGGTCCTCACCGCGTTGGCGACCGGCTTCGGCGAGACCGTCGCGGTTGTCGGGCGGCGCAAGGCTGACGAGGATGAGCTGCGGCGCTGGAAGCTCCGCGCCTGACATGACCCCGGAGCCCGAGCCCGACGAGCGGCCGGCTGATGCCGACGCCGCCGATGAGCCGCGCCCGCCGCTGACCGATCGCGAGCGAATCCTGTGCGGCCTCGCGCCGCTGATGCCCCCTGACGAATGGAGCGTATGACCATGACGACCCCGGCCTATATGGACCCGAAGAAGATCCACTCCCTGACCCTTCACTGCGCCGCAACGCCCGAGGGCCGCGACGTGAAGGCCGCGACCATTTCCCAATGGGATATCGCGAAGTTCGGCCAGGTCAGCTATCACATCGTCGTCGAGCTCGATGGGAGCGCGGTGCGCACGCTGGCCGACGATCGCCGCGGCGCGCACGTCGGCGGCAAGAACACCGGCAACATCGGTATCTGCTACGTCGGCGGTGTCGATGCCCAGAACAAGAAGCCGAAGGACACGCGCACCGAAGCGCAGAAAGCGACGTTGCGCCGCCTCGTCGCCGAATATCGCCAGCGCTACCCCGGCATCGTTGTTCGGGGTCATCGCGACTGGCCGGGCGTTGCCAAGGCCTGCCCCAGCTTCGACGTGGCGAGCGCGCTATGATCGTCGCCTTCCTCATGCGGCTGGGGCTCTCCCAGCGCCTCGCCGGCGTCGCGGTGTGGATCATCGCCGCGGCGCTGCTGCTGCTCGCCGTCTGGTGGCTGCGCACCAGCGCCTACAGCGCGGGCGTCAGCGACACGGACGCCAAATGGAAGGCGGCCAGCGAAGAGGTCGAGAAGCAAGCCGAGGTCGCGACCGCGGTTGCGGACAGCGCCGCCGAGGTCCGCGCCGTCGAACACGTCCAGCAGGTCGAGAAAGAAAAGGAGAAGATCGATGAAGCGGTTCGCGAAGGCAGCAGCCCTCTTGACGTTTTGTTCGGCGGCAACGGCATGTAACGGCCGGCCGGCGTTCCAGCCGATCAAGCCGTCGGCGGAGCGCCTGGTCTGCGAGACGCGCGGCCTGCGGCCGACGATTCCCCCTGAGTACGTCATTGACTGGTCGACGGTGACGACGGTCGAGCAGGCGCGGGCAGAGCACCAGCGCTACGTCGCGTCGATCCGCACGCGCGAGGGCGTGGTCGCTGGCTACGTGCTGAAGGTGGAGGACAAGCTGTTCGTGTGCTCCAACAACACGCAGTGGTTGCGGGAGTTTTTCGGCGCGCTGCCTAATTAGCGAGCGTAGACCGTTTTTTTTTCAAATTCCCGCGTCACGCAGCTTACTCAGAAGCTCGTTGGGGTCCTCGGAAAATACGACAAGGGGAATCATGTCTTCCGCAAGCTTATTTCGACGCTTGCTTTGAGCCTTTTTTATGGCACTTCGCGTTCCCGCTGGTATTGTGCCTAGCATATCTATGTGATGTAATTTGCCGCGGTCGTCCGTGGCATAAACCCCGAACCACTTTTGATCATCTTCTATGTACGCTCGGAGGGTTTCGACGCTCACAACGATGGCTCCAACTAGAACCCTAGTCTCGACTTCCGTTGACGTGAGATCGTCAATTGTCTGCAGGATTTCGGCGTCTGAAGCGCCTTGCCGTATCATGCTAAGGCCCATCGAATAAATATGCGTCAGCTTACCGGCAAGGATCGTGGAGGTTTCTTCATTGTAGCTGTCAGGAGACGTTAAGATGCGGGCCATGAGTTCGCCTGACTGAACTCCGGGGCCTCCGACTTCAGTTAAGGAATAAGGCTCACACGCACATTGAGGGAAGGCGGCGTCAAGTGCGACCGCCCTCTCATAGTCGGCTGCGTGGTTGAACGTATCCCTGCAGGCCTCGGCCGACATTAAGCACCATAGGTGCTAATATAGTCGACCAATGCCGGCGGAAGCTCCAGACCGTCAAACGCGACATCCTCATCACTTGGAGCATCATCGTCCGAAAAGAAATAGTCAAACTTTCCGGATTCAGTCATGATAACTTCGCCGCTACATGGCTTGGCGTAGACAAACATCGGGTGGCCCTCCGCCGTCAGTGTCACCTGAGGGGCGCGATAGACGGAAAGAAGGCTAAACAAACGAACGGCACCATCAACGGTCGCCGGATCCGGTGCTCTCGATCCCTCGGAGTCCCAATTGTCCGGCCAGTCCCGAAAGGCGCGCAGGCGCTCTATCCCAGCAAGCGCAGGCGAATCCACCAATGTATAATCTGTAGGAACGCGATTGCTCGTCGACGCGCCGCGAACTCTTTCACGCCTGGAGTCGCTGAGAAGAATCCTGTTGCTTCTCGTTTGAACCTCGGGCTGCCACGGCAGATCCGTGTACCAGACGTATGCAGAGGGGATATAGCTCTGGGTGATGGGTGCGTATGCGTCCATTTTTTTTAACTCCCCAGCGATATCATGTCGGTCGCCTCGCGTGTCAAGACCTCTGCCAAGCGCTTCTTAAGTGTCAGGTGCGTCTGATCTAGGCTCGAAAGTATGGATTCGGCCTGAGAAAGCTCAGCGGCGCGATCTGAATTGAAGTCGGTCACTTGCTCGGCTTCGAAAGTTCTAATCGTGATAGTTCGCCGTATACCCACCGGACCGTTTGCATCTGCTACACCGATGTCCAGGTTAACGAGATTGCGCGTGACGGCCGATATTTTCTCGAACCATCCGGAATGCGAATGCCAAGGCTCCCGTCGATGAAATGCTTTTGAGCCGAAGCAGTTGGATTTTCTATCGATTATCAAGCCGCAGTCTTGAGGCTCGGGCAAAGTGGCATAGAAAAAATCTGTATATTCAAGACCAATTTGACTGGTCTGAACAGCGGACGAAATGATCGGCATAGATGTCGAGAGAAATTGCGAAAATTGCTCCCTGAATGCTACCCAGCGAGTGTATGACGTCGTTTCGAGCCTCAGCGCGTCGTTGGCGACCGCCAGTGCTTGCACCACCGTAGTGCCTTGTAGGTCCTGAAAGACGACGCCTGATTCTGCCTCAGCGGTTTTCCGCGGCGCTAGGCCAGGCTGCACCTCAACTGCGATGTGGTGCATCGGCTCCTCGCGCACGAGCCCAACCCTGCGCGCCGGTCCTCGCAATGCGTCGATCGTTTTGCGAAGGGTAAGCGACGTCATCGGTTCGGAGAAGGTTACGAACGCAACAGCTTTCTGAATCGCGTGCGCGGGGTGAATAGGTGCCCAAAACGTGCGCGCTGCTCCACCCGGCGGCAGCTGGCCACCGGCGTGATAGTTTCCAAATCGATTCGCCATCACAGAACAGCGCTGCTCTGGCGAAAAGGTTGCGCCTTCATTCGTTCGTTCCTTGACCTCACGGGGAAATGGCACTTCTGTCGCAAGCTTGCAAGCAAGGCCGGTGGTGCAGCCGCATCTCTCCGAGGCTAGCGGCTACCGAACCCGTTTTCACTGAGCGACCAAACTGCGCAGGTTTTGCGCTTACACACGCAATTCGTGCGCTTCAGACCTCGGGCGCATCCCTGATCGCCCGCACCTTCATCGCGATGGCGCGCCACGTCGCAACGCCGTCCGCGTCGTCGAGCAAGGCCAGCAGCCCCATCCTCTCAGCGATGAACTGGTCGCAGTCGCAGCGCTGAACCATCCGGCTCGCTACCGCCAGGATCTCCCATTCGGTGAGAGGCGTCGGGGGTAGCGGGTCACACGGATCGAGCATCCAGTTCCTTGCGCTTTTCTGCTCGATTGGCATCGTGATCGGCAATTTCGCGATCCGTGGGCAGTCGCCATCCGTCCGTGTCTCGGATCAGACGGGCGCCACAGCGAACGCAGCCAGTCCAATAATCTTGGCCATCATGGCGAGCGCCGCCTCGGTCGACCTTGTGCCCAAAAAGCTTACATCTCAATGCCATGCCGT
The window above is part of the Sphingomonas sanxanigenens DSM 19645 = NX02 genome. Proteins encoded here:
- a CDS encoding DUF1660 family phage protein, with the translated sequence MALRCKLFGHKVDRGGARHDGQDYWTGCVRCGARLIRDTDGWRLPTDREIADHDANRAEKRKELDARSV
- a CDS encoding N-acetylmuramoyl-L-alanine amidase; the encoded protein is MTMTTPAYMDPKKIHSLTLHCAATPEGRDVKAATISQWDIAKFGQVSYHIVVELDGSAVRTLADDRRGAHVGGKNTGNIGICYVGGVDAQNKKPKDTRTEAQKATLRRLVAEYRQRYPGIVVRGHRDWPGVAKACPSFDVASAL
- a CDS encoding TIGR04255 family protein — its product is MANRFGNYHAGGQLPPGGAARTFWAPIHPAHAIQKAVAFVTFSEPMTSLTLRKTIDALRGPARRVGLVREEPMHHIAVEVQPGLAPRKTAEAESGVVFQDLQGTTVVQALAVANDALRLETTSYTRWVAFREQFSQFLSTSMPIISSAVQTSQIGLEYTDFFYATLPEPQDCGLIIDRKSNCFGSKAFHRREPWHSHSGWFEKISAVTRNLVNLDIGVADANGPVGIRRTITIRTFEAEQVTDFNSDRAAELSQAESILSSLDQTHLTLKKRLAEVLTREATDMISLGS